In Tenacibaculum pacificus, a single window of DNA contains:
- a CDS encoding Lrp/AsnC family transcriptional regulator: protein MKLDSIDKKLLVLLQKDSKQTTKQLSLHLGLSVTAVYERIKKLEREEVITQYVALLNKNKIGKDFLVFCHLKLEKHTKEYIVVFEREINKLEEVTECFHVSGEYDYILKVYVKDMDEYRNFMVNKLTVLKHIRSTHSTFTIGKVKESNTIVL from the coding sequence ATGAAATTAGATTCGATAGATAAAAAACTTTTAGTATTACTTCAAAAAGATAGTAAACAAACAACAAAACAACTTTCTTTACATTTAGGACTTTCGGTAACTGCTGTTTATGAGCGTATAAAAAAGTTAGAACGAGAAGAAGTAATAACACAATATGTAGCTTTATTAAATAAAAATAAAATAGGGAAAGATTTTTTAGTTTTTTGTCATTTAAAACTAGAAAAGCATACTAAAGAATATATTGTTGTTTTTGAAAGAGAAATAAATAAGCTAGAAGAGGTAACTGAGTGTTTTCATGTAAGTGGAGAATACGATTATATTTTAAAAGTATATGTAAAAGATATGGATGAGTATCGTAATTTTATGGTAAATAAATTAACCGTATTAAAACATATAAGAAGTACACATAGTACATTTACTATTGGAAAAGTTAAAGAATCTAATACAATAGTTTTATAA